The following are encoded together in the uncultured Desulfovibrio sp. genome:
- a CDS encoding 6-carboxytetrahydropterin synthase, translated as MKHDGTLTVTKIYEFAYAHRLPAYAGKCVNLHGHTGRLEVEVAGKDGPAYPGIVVDFHDLKAIMADIVAEVDHTYLNDVLNAPCYARWAQSHLDPVQDENGQEVYAPTAENMVLWVLHRLQTAHVGLDVRRIRWWESGTSYAEWRAGA; from the coding sequence ATGAAGCATGACGGCACCCTCACCGTGACCAAAATCTATGAATTCGCCTATGCCCACCGCCTGCCCGCCTACGCGGGCAAATGCGTCAACCTGCACGGGCACACCGGCAGGCTCGAGGTGGAGGTGGCCGGCAAGGACGGCCCCGCCTATCCGGGCATCGTGGTGGACTTTCATGACCTCAAGGCCATCATGGCCGACATTGTGGCCGAGGTGGATCACACCTATCTCAATGACGTGCTCAATGCCCCCTGCTATGCCCGCTGGGCACAGAGCCATCTGGACCCCGTGCAGGACGAGAACGGCCAGGAAGTCTATGCCCCCACGGCCGAAAACATGGTCCTCTGGGTGCTGCACCGCCTGCAAACGGCCCATGTCGGCCTGGATGTGCGCCGCATCCGCTGGTGGGAATCCGGCACCTCCTATGCCGAATGGCGGGCAGGCGCATGA
- a CDS encoding 7-carboxy-7-deazaguanine synthase QueE translates to MSGAPLALRVISLFLSIDGEVNARGQGTPSFFIRLAGCNLRCWQDRGGCDTTYSFGAGTEMPVESLLERVRISGCPKVTLTGGEPLLQRGPALEALLRGLAREGIFISLETNGSLPPDFAGRDCVGSLVYDYKCPSSGCTDRMLPFARMYQQLGPQDFIKFVIADEADYACARACVQTARTLAVPPGAGPVLAFSPMIPGGLAPDALVARLLEDRLFEVRLNLQIHKFIWPDATTDI, encoded by the coding sequence ATGAGCGGCGCCCCCCTTGCCCTGCGGGTCATCTCCCTGTTTCTGAGCATTGACGGCGAGGTTAATGCCAGGGGCCAGGGCACGCCCTCCTTCTTCATCCGGCTGGCGGGCTGCAATCTGCGCTGCTGGCAGGATCGCGGCGGCTGCGATACCACCTATTCCTTTGGCGCCGGCACGGAAATGCCCGTGGAAAGCCTGCTGGAACGCGTCCGTATCAGCGGCTGCCCCAAGGTCACGCTCACCGGCGGCGAACCCCTGTTGCAGCGCGGCCCGGCTCTGGAAGCCCTGCTGCGGGGCCTGGCGCGGGAGGGTATCTTCATCTCCCTGGAAACCAACGGCAGCCTGCCCCCGGACTTTGCCGGCCGGGACTGTGTGGGCAGCCTTGTCTACGACTACAAGTGCCCGTCCAGCGGCTGTACGGACCGCATGCTGCCCTTTGCCCGCATGTATCAGCAGCTCGGCCCGCAGGACTTCATCAAGTTTGTCATTGCCGACGAGGCGGACTATGCCTGCGCCCGCGCCTGCGTCCAGACGGCGCGCACCCTGGCCGTACCGCCCGGGGCCGGCCCGGTGCTGGCCTTTTCGCCCATGATTCCCGGCGGTCTGGCACCGGACGCGCTGGTGGCCCGTCTGCTGGAAGACCGCCTGTTCGAGGTGCGCCTCAACCTCCAGATACACAAGTTCATCTGGCCCGATGCCACCACGGACATCTGA
- the rnhA gene encoding ribonuclease HI, whose amino-acid sequence MKKVTIYTDGSCLGNPGPGGWAAILQLDGTPHRREMSGGYALTTNNRMELRAVLFALGALTEPCAVDLHTDSQYVCHAVAKGWLWGWKKKNWIKSDKKPVKNVDLWQQLPPLLQRHDVRLHWLRGHAGHPENERCDVLARGCAIRPGLPADTGFLPEDA is encoded by the coding sequence ATGAAAAAGGTCACCATCTATACCGACGGCTCCTGCCTGGGCAACCCCGGCCCCGGCGGCTGGGCCGCCATCCTGCAACTGGACGGCACGCCGCACCGCCGGGAAATGAGCGGCGGCTACGCCCTGACCACCAATAACCGCATGGAACTGCGCGCCGTGCTCTTTGCCCTGGGGGCGCTTACCGAACCCTGCGCCGTGGACCTGCACACCGATTCCCAGTACGTCTGCCATGCCGTGGCAAAGGGCTGGCTCTGGGGCTGGAAAAAGAAAAACTGGATCAAGAGCGACAAAAAGCCCGTGAAAAACGTGGACCTCTGGCAGCAGCTGCCCCCCCTGCTGCAACGGCATGACGTGCGCCTGCACTGGCTGCGCGGCCATGCCGGCCATCCCGAAAACGAACGCTGCGATGTCCTGGCCCGCGGCTGCGCCATCCGGCCCGGCCTGCCGGCCGATACGGGATTTCTGCCGGAAGACGCCTGA
- a CDS encoding C-GCAxxG-C-C family protein: MPVPDLIPLIGDDLEEKARLNKASGYRCTQQICCTFAEKLHENRDWLLRATLPFGSGMGRGSVCGCVVGAIMILGLRYAPVDVTDKAARRALLKKQNLFFKRFEDRYGSILCYDLTARARKESGMDIPADGSYFSSSCIALIAETCNILDDILQEDRPAILLAGNA; this comes from the coding sequence ATGCCCGTTCCCGATCTCATACCGCTCATAGGCGACGACCTTGAAGAAAAGGCCCGCCTGAACAAGGCCAGCGGCTACCGCTGCACCCAGCAGATATGCTGCACCTTTGCCGAAAAGCTCCATGAAAACAGGGACTGGCTCCTGCGCGCCACCCTGCCCTTCGGCAGCGGCATGGGCCGCGGCAGCGTCTGCGGCTGTGTGGTGGGCGCCATCATGATTCTTGGCCTGCGCTATGCTCCCGTGGACGTGACCGACAAGGCCGCCCGCCGCGCCCTGCTCAAAAAGCAGAACCTTTTCTTCAAGCGCTTTGAAGATCGCTACGGCTCCATCCTCTGCTATGATCTCACGGCCCGTGCCCGCAAGGAATCCGGCATGGACATTCCTGCCGACGGCAGCTATTTTTCTTCTTCCTGCATTGCCCTCATTGCCGAGACGTGCAACATCCTTGACGACATCCTGCAGGAAGACCGCCCCGCCATCCTGCTGGCGGGCAATGCCTGA
- a CDS encoding site-2 protease family protein, giving the protein MFGADFNLAESVRLLTVTLLPMLLGMILHEVAHGMVARRLGDPTAYTMGRLTLNPLPHIDPLGLVCFVLTSLAGGFIFGWAKPVPVNPRFFRKPARDMMWVALAGPLANLGLAVAFGLGMSLCLALWPQLLYSQTPTQLFLFQMCAQGVLVNFCLMWFNLIPLPPLDGSRVVANFLPFRLAMSYARLERYGFILLLVLLFSGVLGRVLGPLIRISYTAVVELAVGLL; this is encoded by the coding sequence ATGTTTGGAGCTGATTTCAATCTCGCGGAATCTGTCCGCCTGCTGACGGTAACTCTTCTGCCCATGCTGCTGGGCATGATCCTGCATGAAGTGGCGCACGGCATGGTTGCCCGCCGCCTGGGCGACCCCACGGCCTATACCATGGGCCGACTGACGCTCAATCCCCTGCCGCATATCGATCCGCTGGGGCTGGTCTGCTTTGTGCTGACCAGTCTGGCCGGCGGCTTCATCTTTGGCTGGGCCAAGCCGGTTCCGGTCAATCCCCGCTTTTTCCGCAAGCCCGCCCGTGACATGATGTGGGTGGCGCTGGCCGGCCCCCTGGCCAATCTGGGCCTGGCCGTGGCCTTCGGCCTGGGCATGAGCCTCTGCCTGGCCCTGTGGCCCCAGCTGCTCTACAGCCAGACGCCCACCCAGCTCTTTCTGTTTCAGATGTGCGCCCAGGGCGTGCTGGTCAATTTCTGCCTGATGTGGTTCAACCTCATTCCCCTGCCGCCCCTGGACGGCAGCCGCGTGGTGGCAAACTTTCTGCCCTTCCGCCTGGCCATGTCCTATGCCAGGCTGGAGCGCTATGGTTTCATCCTGCTGCTGGTGCTGCTGTTCAGCGGCGTTCTGGGCCGCGTGCTCGGACCGCTGATCCGCATCAGCTATACGGCGGTGGTGGAGCTGGCCGTGGGCCTGCTGTAG
- the trpS gene encoding tryptophan--tRNA ligase has translation MERPRTVSGMRPTGPLHLGHYFGVLKNYVALQHTEDAFFFVADWHALTSDYADPSRVRENINEMVKDWVAAGLDPAQCVIFRQSSVKEHAELSLLLSMITPVSWLERNPTYKEQQQQITNKDLGNAGFLCYPVLMAADILMYRPHGVPVGEDQLPHMELTREIARRFNYLYGETTFPEPEAMLTPAAKCPGLDGRKMSKSYNNGIFLRDTMADVEPKVKTMFTDKNRLRKSDPGNPDVCNLFPYHVLLASKEEQDEIREGCTHATMGCVECKQRFLKHIAEFLGPLQERRRALTDAAVQDILADGNERARAFAQTTMDMVRQRMGL, from the coding sequence ATGGAACGTCCGCGTACCGTATCGGGCATGCGCCCCACCGGTCCGCTGCATCTGGGTCACTACTTTGGCGTGCTGAAAAACTATGTGGCGCTGCAACATACCGAAGATGCCTTCTTTTTCGTGGCCGACTGGCACGCCCTGACCAGCGACTATGCCGACCCTTCCCGCGTGCGCGAAAACATCAATGAAATGGTCAAGGACTGGGTGGCCGCCGGTCTGGACCCCGCCCAGTGCGTCATCTTCCGCCAGTCCTCCGTCAAGGAACATGCCGAACTGTCCCTGCTGCTTTCCATGATTACGCCGGTTTCCTGGCTGGAACGCAATCCCACCTACAAGGAACAGCAACAGCAGATCACCAACAAGGACCTGGGCAATGCGGGCTTTCTCTGCTACCCCGTGCTCATGGCCGCCGACATCCTCATGTACCGGCCGCACGGCGTGCCCGTGGGGGAAGACCAGCTGCCGCACATGGAGCTGACCCGCGAAATCGCCCGGCGCTTCAACTATCTTTACGGCGAAACCACCTTCCCGGAACCGGAAGCCATGCTCACCCCGGCCGCCAAGTGCCCGGGCCTGGACGGGCGCAAGATGTCCAAGAGCTACAATAACGGTATCTTCCTGCGTGACACCATGGCCGACGTGGAACCCAAGGTGAAGACCATGTTCACGGACAAGAACCGCCTGCGCAAGTCCGACCCCGGCAATCCCGACGTGTGCAACCTCTTCCCCTACCATGTGCTGCTGGCCAGCAAGGAGGAACAGGACGAAATCCGCGAAGGCTGTACCCACGCCACCATGGGCTGCGTGGAATGCAAGCAGCGCTTCCTCAAGCACATCGCCGAATTCCTTGGCCCCCTGCAGGAACGGCGCCGGGCGCTCACCGATGCCGCCGTGCAGGACATTCTGGCTGACGGCAACGAACGCGCTCGCGCCTTTGCCCAAACCACCATGGACATGGTGCGCCAGCGCATGGGCCTTTAG
- the ruvX gene encoding Holliday junction resolvase RuvX: MKIVAIDYGLERTGLAACDDAGVLAYPLVTLRLADFADRKALLDALACRVRDEGAQAVVMGLPLLDDGTESLTTRQVRNVAQRLRRRLDLPFYWMPELLSSVEAEMDLREAGMKRHRRKAVLDQQAAVRILSSFLALPPRQRQPI; this comes from the coding sequence ATGAAGATTGTTGCCATTGATTACGGACTGGAGCGGACCGGGCTGGCCGCCTGCGATGACGCGGGCGTGCTGGCCTATCCGCTGGTCACGCTGCGCCTGGCGGACTTTGCGGACCGCAAGGCGCTGCTGGACGCCCTGGCCTGCCGTGTGCGGGACGAGGGCGCCCAGGCCGTGGTCATGGGACTGCCCCTGCTGGATGACGGCACGGAAAGCCTGACCACCCGGCAGGTGCGCAACGTGGCCCAGAGGCTCAGGCGACGCCTTGATCTGCCGTTCTACTGGATGCCGGAGCTGCTCAGCTCCGTGGAGGCAGAAATGGACCTGCGCGAGGCCGGCATGAAACGCCACCGGCGCAAGGCCGTGCTGGATCAGCAGGCAGCCGTGCGCATTCTGTCCTCCTTTCTGGCGCTGCCCCCCCGGCAACGCCAGCCCATCTGA
- the mltG gene encoding endolytic transglycosylase MltG produces the protein MKTLLRCLALLFFLALLAAGGAAYVGYTFLQTPPETAGREELFDVPPGARFARVAEALEARGLVTDARKFCWLARYRKMDARLQAGRFALRTDWKPDQVLDWLVNGQPVLFRVTVPEGLTWWQTGRVLEEAGLVRFEDFRAVIMDKDFLRKYGIPFATAEGFLMPDTYLLKKADVPDMAQARSVAGRLVDTFWRKAAPLWPDGKKPASEELRRLVILASIVERETAIDAERPRVAGVYANRLQRNMLLQADPTVIYGLGPSFDGNLRRSHLDDPANPYNTYQRPGLPPGPICSFGVAALAAAITPEQHRYLYFVAKVDGGEHVFSTNLNDHNRAVRQYLRNRRNRR, from the coding sequence ATGAAGACCCTGCTTCGCTGTCTGGCGCTGCTTTTTTTCCTTGCCCTGCTGGCTGCGGGCGGGGCGGCATACGTGGGCTATACCTTTTTGCAGACGCCCCCCGAAACCGCCGGCCGCGAAGAGCTCTTTGACGTTCCGCCGGGCGCCCGCTTTGCCCGGGTGGCGGAGGCGCTGGAAGCCCGCGGCCTGGTGACCGATGCCCGCAAATTCTGCTGGCTGGCCCGCTACCGCAAGATGGATGCCCGCCTCCAGGCCGGGCGCTTTGCCCTGCGCACGGACTGGAAGCCTGACCAGGTGCTGGACTGGCTGGTCAACGGCCAGCCCGTGCTCTTCCGGGTAACCGTGCCCGAAGGGCTTACCTGGTGGCAGACCGGCCGCGTGCTGGAAGAGGCCGGCCTGGTGCGCTTTGAGGACTTCCGCGCCGTCATCATGGACAAGGACTTTCTGCGCAAGTACGGCATTCCCTTTGCCACGGCAGAGGGCTTTCTCATGCCGGATACCTACCTGCTCAAGAAAGCCGATGTGCCGGACATGGCCCAGGCCCGCAGCGTGGCGGGCCGCCTTGTGGATACCTTCTGGCGCAAGGCCGCCCCGCTCTGGCCGGACGGCAAGAAACCCGCGTCAGAGGAACTGCGGCGCCTGGTCATTCTGGCTTCCATCGTGGAGCGGGAAACCGCCATCGATGCCGAGCGCCCGCGCGTGGCCGGAGTCTATGCCAACCGCCTGCAACGCAATATGCTTCTACAGGCCGATCCCACCGTCATCTACGGTCTGGGGCCGTCCTTTGACGGCAACCTGCGCCGCAGCCACCTCGACGATCCCGCCAATCCCTACAATACCTATCAGCGTCCGGGCCTGCCGCCCGGTCCCATCTGTTCCTTCGGAGTGGCGGCGCTTGCGGCGGCCATCACCCCGGAACAACACCGCTACCTCTACTTTGTGGCCAAGGTTGACGGCGGCGAGCACGTTTTCAGTACCAACCTCAACGATCACAACCGGGCCGTGCGCCAGTACCTGCGCAACCGCCGCAACCGACGCTGA
- the hisD gene encoding histidinol dehydrogenase, giving the protein MSVEYLKKATKTPESNTAAAQQVVTEMLANIRERGEEAVREYALKLDKWSGDIIMSEEAIEKAIKDVPASVKRDIEFGAKQVHDFAAAQRESIKDFSVELYPGVTAGQIVLPVNVVGCYAPAGRYAHIASAYMGVATAKAAGVKNIIACSSPFRGGGMHPYLLYAFKVAGADTIMTLGGVQAIASMAYGLFTGKEADVVVGPGNKFVAEAKRTLFGKVGIDVFAGPSEIAVIADETADPEIVAYDLVGQGEHGVESPVWLITTSRELAEKVMKRVPELIEKLPPLAKEAASNGWRDYGEVILCSTREEVVAKSDEYAPEHLEVQATDRKWWLKNLTCYGSLFLGEETTVAFGDKCSGPNHVLPTKRAAKYSGGLSVHKFLKTLTWQEMTRDAAVHIGGVAARISRLEGMEAHARTGDVRLAKYAPGQTFDLGEPVKE; this is encoded by the coding sequence ATGTCTGTCGAATACCTCAAAAAAGCCACGAAAACCCCGGAAAGCAATACCGCAGCTGCCCAGCAGGTCGTCACCGAAATGCTGGCCAATATCCGCGAACGGGGCGAAGAGGCCGTCCGCGAATATGCCCTGAAGCTGGATAAGTGGTCCGGGGACATCATTATGAGCGAAGAGGCCATTGAAAAGGCCATCAAAGATGTCCCTGCCAGCGTGAAGCGCGACATCGAATTCGGCGCCAAGCAGGTACATGATTTTGCCGCTGCCCAGCGTGAATCCATCAAGGACTTCTCGGTCGAACTGTACCCCGGTGTCACTGCCGGTCAAATAGTCCTGCCCGTCAACGTGGTGGGCTGTTACGCGCCTGCCGGCCGCTATGCCCACATCGCTTCCGCCTACATGGGCGTAGCCACGGCCAAGGCTGCCGGCGTCAAGAATATCATTGCCTGCTCCTCTCCCTTCCGCGGGGGCGGCATGCATCCCTATCTGCTGTATGCCTTCAAAGTGGCCGGCGCTGATACCATCATGACCCTGGGCGGCGTACAGGCCATTGCCTCCATGGCCTATGGTCTCTTTACCGGCAAGGAAGCCGACGTCGTGGTTGGCCCCGGCAACAAGTTCGTGGCCGAAGCCAAGCGCACCCTGTTCGGCAAGGTGGGCATTGACGTTTTTGCCGGTCCTTCCGAAATTGCCGTCATTGCCGACGAAACGGCCGACCCCGAAATCGTGGCTTATGACCTCGTGGGCCAGGGCGAACACGGCGTGGAATCCCCCGTGTGGCTCATCACCACCAGCCGTGAACTGGCCGAAAAGGTCATGAAGCGCGTGCCTGAACTCATTGAAAAGCTGCCTCCTCTGGCCAAGGAAGCTGCCAGCAACGGCTGGCGTGACTATGGCGAAGTCATCCTCTGCTCCACCCGTGAAGAAGTCGTGGCCAAGTCCGACGAATACGCACCCGAACATCTCGAAGTGCAGGCCACCGACCGCAAGTGGTGGCTCAAGAATCTGACCTGCTATGGCTCCCTCTTCCTGGGCGAGGAAACCACCGTGGCCTTCGGCGACAAGTGCAGCGGCCCCAACCATGTGCTGCCCACCAAGCGTGCGGCCAAGTACTCCGGCGGCCTGTCCGTGCACAAGTTCCTGAAGACACTGACCTGGCAGGAAATGACCCGCGACGCTGCTGTCCATATCGGAGGCGTGGCCGCCCGCATCTCGCGTCTGGAAGGCATGGAAGCGCATGCCCGCACCGGCGATGTGCGCCTGGCCAAGTATGCTCCCGGTCAAACCTTTGATCTGGGCGAACCTGTCAAGGAGTAG
- a CDS encoding TRAP transporter substrate-binding protein has protein sequence MKLSLNICITCMAAALLVFAGPAQSAEQYNGKKITLRLASPSPTGSNMVRGYEKFVELVKEKSNGKVRVKLFANALLGSDRATMEAVQRGTLDMASCSSPNMASFAREYMVFDLPYVTSPAHQKQLYAALDSGELGKRFDAVASGIGLKTIMYSEYGYRNFASTKKPLNSLEDLKGLKVRTTDSPIEVAVASALGMQPSPIAWGETYTALQQGTVDGEGNNWEHMVNAKHIEVLKYAVDSQHNYSMHILMMNKKIFDSLPAPVQDILMEAGREALQWQREITIEHEARAEKAMLDAGMVIHRLSDEEREAFKQATRKVWDQFANELDKDLLQLVLDTQK, from the coding sequence ATGAAACTTTCCCTGAACATCTGCATCACCTGCATGGCAGCCGCACTGCTGGTCTTTGCTGGCCCGGCCCAGTCCGCCGAACAGTACAACGGCAAAAAAATCACCCTGCGACTGGCCAGCCCCAGCCCTACGGGCAGCAATATGGTGCGCGGCTACGAAAAATTTGTAGAACTGGTCAAGGAAAAATCCAATGGCAAGGTCCGGGTCAAGCTCTTTGCCAATGCCCTTCTGGGCAGCGACCGGGCCACCATGGAAGCCGTGCAGCGCGGCACGCTTGACATGGCTTCCTGCTCCTCCCCCAATATGGCGAGCTTTGCCCGCGAATACATGGTGTTTGACCTGCCCTACGTCACCTCTCCGGCCCATCAGAAGCAGCTCTATGCCGCTCTGGACTCCGGCGAACTGGGCAAGCGTTTTGACGCCGTGGCCTCCGGCATCGGCCTGAAAACCATTATGTACAGCGAATATGGCTACCGCAACTTCGCTTCCACCAAAAAGCCCCTCAATTCTCTCGAGGATCTGAAAGGCCTCAAGGTCCGCACCACGGACTCTCCCATCGAAGTAGCCGTGGCCTCCGCTCTGGGGATGCAGCCTTCGCCCATTGCCTGGGGTGAAACCTATACTGCCCTGCAGCAGGGCACTGTGGATGGCGAGGGCAATAACTGGGAGCACATGGTCAACGCCAAGCATATCGAAGTGCTCAAATATGCTGTGGATTCCCAGCATAACTACAGTATGCACATCCTCATGATGAACAAGAAGATTTTTGATAGTCTTCCTGCTCCCGTGCAGGATATCCTGATGGAAGCCGGACGTGAAGCACTGCAGTGGCAGCGCGAGATCACGATCGAGCATGAAGCCCGCGCCGAAAAGGCCATGCTGGATGCCGGCATGGTCATTCATCGCCTGAGCGATGAAGAACGCGAAGCCTTCAAGCAGGCCACCCGCAAGGTCTGGGACCAGTTTGCCAACGAACTGGATAAGGACCTCCTGCAACTTGTGCTTGATACCCAGAAGTAG
- a CDS encoding TRAP transporter large permease subunit, whose product MTTPHDELPQTQRSFWQRLDEDLEKPILIIGLLGAILLISFQSLGRYILSKFMPDVSVPVWTEELARFLFIWASYMAIPLTIRLRNNIRVDIIYDKLPPKLQGMTWIIVDLAFLSLAAVVFYTSTGYVEMQIEFEQYSPALRIPYYIPYLVLPLAFGLMMLRLIQDIIRQVKESGLLYTLLGVLIFVLVSIPIFYAEDVSVVSLLFGYFIVFLILGVPIAICLGLAALATILCAETLPVDYVAQIPFTSIDSMPIMAIPFFIAAGVFMGAGGLSKRLLALADYLLGSLPGGIALGSIGASMFFAAISGSGPATVAAIGMLTIPAMVERGYDKLFAGAIVAAAGAIGVMIPPSNPFVVYGVVAQASIGKLFLGGIIPGILTGLALMGFTYFYAKKRGWMGEKQERSPRLLLKSFWDAKWALLVPVIVLGGIYGGVCTPTEAAAIAALYGIIAGVFIYKELNLRSFLTSVVEAASSSAAIIILIAMATLFGNIMAIEDVPSSIAEFILGITNQKMLVLLMINIFLLFVGTFMEALAAIVILTPVLLPVVTQLGVDPVHFGIIMVVNLAIGFVTPPVGVNLFVSSGIAKAKIADLSVAALPMLLLMIGVLFLITYIPALPMCLIPD is encoded by the coding sequence ATGACAACTCCCCACGATGAACTCCCCCAGACACAAAGAAGCTTTTGGCAGCGTCTTGACGAGGACCTGGAAAAACCAATTCTTATTATTGGTCTATTGGGTGCCATCCTTCTGATTTCCTTCCAGAGCCTTGGACGCTACATCCTGTCCAAGTTCATGCCCGACGTCAGCGTACCTGTGTGGACGGAAGAGCTGGCAAGATTCCTGTTCATCTGGGCCTCCTACATGGCCATTCCCCTGACTATTCGTCTGCGCAACAATATCCGCGTTGACATCATCTACGATAAACTTCCACCCAAACTTCAGGGAATGACATGGATCATTGTTGATCTAGCTTTTCTATCCCTGGCAGCAGTGGTTTTCTATACGAGCACAGGCTATGTAGAAATGCAGATAGAGTTTGAGCAGTATTCTCCAGCCTTGCGTATCCCATACTACATACCGTATCTCGTACTTCCTTTGGCATTTGGCCTCATGATGCTGCGCCTGATACAGGATATTATACGCCAGGTCAAAGAAAGCGGCCTGCTCTACACGCTGCTTGGTGTACTTATCTTTGTGCTGGTGAGCATTCCCATCTTCTATGCAGAGGATGTAAGCGTTGTCTCGCTGCTGTTCGGTTATTTTATTGTTTTCCTGATTCTTGGCGTTCCCATTGCCATTTGCCTTGGCCTGGCAGCCCTTGCCACCATTCTCTGCGCAGAAACCCTGCCTGTGGACTATGTTGCCCAAATTCCCTTTACCTCCATTGACAGCATGCCCATCATGGCTATTCCCTTCTTCATCGCTGCGGGGGTCTTCATGGGCGCAGGGGGGCTTTCCAAGCGCCTGCTTGCTCTGGCCGACTACCTGCTGGGAAGCCTGCCGGGCGGGATTGCCCTGGGCAGCATCGGCGCCAGCATGTTCTTTGCAGCCATCAGTGGTTCTGGCCCGGCCACTGTGGCCGCCATCGGTATGCTGACCATTCCGGCCATGGTGGAACGCGGCTATGACAAGCTCTTTGCCGGGGCCATTGTGGCTGCTGCCGGGGCCATCGGCGTCATGATTCCCCCCAGCAATCCCTTTGTGGTCTACGGCGTAGTCGCGCAGGCCTCCATCGGCAAACTCTTCCTGGGGGGGATTATTCCCGGTATTCTGACCGGGCTTGCACTCATGGGTTTCACCTATTTTTATGCCAAGAAACGTGGCTGGATGGGAGAAAAACAGGAAAGAAGCCCCCGACTGCTTCTAAAGAGCTTCTGGGATGCCAAATGGGCATTGCTTGTCCCTGTCATCGTTCTGGGTGGCATCTATGGCGGCGTCTGTACCCCCACCGAAGCAGCCGCCATCGCTGCGCTGTATGGCATCATTGCCGGGGTTTTCATCTACAAGGAACTGAATCTGCGGTCCTTCCTGACCAGTGTGGTGGAAGCGGCCTCATCCTCGGCTGCCATCATCATTCTTATTGCCATGGCCACGCTGTTCGGCAACATCATGGCAATTGAAGATGTGCCCAGCAGCATCGCCGAATTCATTCTCGGCATTACCAATCAGAAAATGCTCGTCCTGCTGATGATCAACATTTTCCTGCTCTTTGTAGGAACCTTCATGGAAGCTCTGGCAGCCATCGTCATTCTGACTCCCGTACTGCTGCCCGTGGTCACCCAACTGGGTGTCGACCCCGTTCATTTCGGCATCATCATGGTGGTAAACCTGGCCATTGGCTTCGTTACGCCGCCTGTGGGGGTTAACCTCTTCGTCTCCAGCGGCATTGCCAAGGCCAAGATTGCCGACCTTTCCGTGGCAGCCCTGCCCATGCTGCTGCTGATGATTGGTGTGCTCTTTCTCATCACCTACATCCCGGCACTGCCCATGTGCCTGATTCCCGACTAA
- the purN gene encoding phosphoribosylglycinamide formyltransferase translates to MPLKIAILASGNGTNAQAFIDKARAGLLDVDIRLIAGNRPGAGVFARARAAGIPTCELDHTTFPDRVSFDREMVSRIRESGAELVVLAGYMRLLSQEFLSAFAGRVINIHPALLPSFPGVHGGADALAYGVKLSGCTVHFVEEAVDSGPVIIQAAVPVNAGEDEDSLMQRIHIMEHRIYPQALQWLAEERITVTGRQVYLAPSDRPRQKPDGQWLVWPPLEEGF, encoded by the coding sequence ATGCCCCTGAAGATCGCCATTCTGGCCTCGGGCAACGGCACCAATGCCCAGGCCTTCATCGACAAGGCCCGTGCGGGCCTGCTGGATGTGGATATCCGCCTCATTGCGGGTAACCGGCCCGGCGCCGGCGTCTTTGCCCGGGCGCGGGCGGCGGGCATACCCACCTGCGAGCTGGATCACACCACCTTTCCCGACAGGGTGAGCTTTGACCGTGAGATGGTGTCTCGCATCCGCGAAAGCGGGGCGGAACTGGTGGTGCTGGCCGGCTATATGCGCCTGCTCTCGCAGGAATTCCTGTCTGCCTTTGCCGGGCGCGTCATCAATATCCATCCGGCCCTGCTGCCCAGCTTTCCCGGCGTACATGGCGGGGCGGACGCCCTGGCCTATGGCGTCAAGCTGAGCGGATGCACGGTGCACTTTGTGGAAGAGGCCGTGGACAGCGGCCCGGTCATCATCCAGGCGGCTGTGCCGGTCAATGCCGGTGAGGACGAGGACAGCCTCATGCAGCGCATTCACATCATGGAGCACCGTATCTATCCGCAGGCCCTGCAATGGCTGGCCGAAGAGCGCATTACCGTGACAGGCCGGCAGGTCTACCTAGCGCCTTCGGACAGACCCCGGCAGAAGCCTGACGGGCAGTGGCTGGTGTGGCCTCCGCTGGAGGAAGGCTTCTAG